In Streptococcus uberis, a single window of DNA contains:
- a CDS encoding DUF1292 domain-containing protein — protein sequence MAHNHDHDHEHEVITLVDEQGNESLFEILLTIDGKEEFGKNYVLLVPAGSEEDEAGEIEIQAYSFTENEDGTEGDLQPIPEDSDAEWDMIEEVFNSFLDEE from the coding sequence ATGGCACATAATCACGATCATGATCATGAACATGAAGTTATTACACTTGTAGATGAACAAGGTAACGAATCATTATTTGAAATTTTATTGACAATTGATGGTAAAGAAGAATTTGGTAAGAACTATGTTCTTTTAGTACCAGCAGGTTCTGAAGAAGATGAAGCTGGAGAAATTGAAATTCAAGCTTATTCTTTTACTGAAAATGAAGATGGAACTGAAGGAGACTTGCAACCAATTCCTGAAGATTCAGATGCTGAATGGGATATGATTGAAGAAGTTTTCAATAGCTTTTTAGATGAAGAATAA